The proteins below come from a single Pristiophorus japonicus isolate sPriJap1 chromosome 18, sPriJap1.hap1, whole genome shotgun sequence genomic window:
- the prxl2b gene encoding prostamide/prostaglandin F synthase → MSAVDLTKIGMNLIKSIQTGEMVELKSLWQEHVSVIFFLRRFGCQVCRWIAKEISKLTEVFEQNDIHLAGVGPEELGMKDFIEGQYFKGDLYIDEKKQCYKDLGFKRYNAFNLFPAALGQKVRQVVTQANKDGISGNFSGDVMQSGGIIIVSKGGEKVLFHFVQDSPGDHVPLDTILQILEISAKVEVEEAKMPQCNDVCTR, encoded by the exons ATGGTAGAGCTGAAGTCCCTGTGGCAGGAGCACGTCTCTGTGATCTTTTTCCTGAGGAGGTTCGGGTGTCAGGTGTGTCGCTGGATAGCAAAGGAGATCAGCAAACTGACGGAGGTCTTTGAGCAGAATGACATTCACTTGGCCGGTGTCGGACCGGAAGAGCTGGGAATGAAGGACTTCATTGAAGGCCAATATTTCAAAGGCG ATCTGTACATTGATGAGAAGAAGCAGTGCTACAAAGACTTGGGCTTTAAAAG GTACAATGCATTCAATCTTTTCCCAGCAGCATTGGGACAGAAGGTGCGGCAAGTTGTTACCCAG GCAAATAAAGACGGGATCTCGGGAAATTTCTCTGGCGACGTGATGCAGAGTGGAGGCATAATTATCGTCAGTAAAG GCGGAGAGAAGGTGCTGTTTCATTTTGTCCAGGATTCTCCCGGTGACCACGTTCCATTAGATACCATCCTCCAGATTCTGGAGATTTCAGCAAAGGTTGAGGTTGAAGAGGCGAAAATGCCACAG TGTAATGATGTTTGCACCAGATAA